A genome region from Hevea brasiliensis isolate MT/VB/25A 57/8 chromosome 7, ASM3005281v1, whole genome shotgun sequence includes the following:
- the LOC110671010 gene encoding protein CELLULOSE SYNTHASE INTERACTIVE 1: protein MEKNVDGKLQDSEPPTPHSIIKMGLRDRSSSMEDPDGTLASVAQCIEQLRQSSSSGQEKEYSLRQLLELIETRENAFSAVGSHSQAVPVLVSLLRSGSLGVKIQAATVLGSLCKENELRVKVLLGGCIPPLLGLLKSSSAEGQIAAAKTIYAVSQGGAKDHVGSKIFSTEGVVPVLWELLRNGLKTGNLVDNLLTGALKNLSSSTEGFWSATIQAGGVDILVKLLTTGQSGTQANVCFLLACMMMEDESICSKVLAAEATKQLLKLLGPDNEASVRAEAAGALKSLSAQCKEARREIANSNGIPALINATIAPSKEFMQGEYAQALQENAMCALANISGGLSYVISSLGQSLESCSSPAQTADTLGALASALMIYDSKAESTRASDPVAVEQTLVKQFKPRLPFLVQERTIEALASLYGNSILSIKLVNSEAKRLLVGLITMATNEVQDELIRALLTLCNNKGSLWRALQGREGVQLLISLLGLSSEQQQECAVALLCLLSNENDESKWAITAAGGIPPLVQILETGSAKAKEDSAAILRNLCNHSEDIRACVESADAVPALLWLLKNGSPNGKEIAAKTLNHLIHKSDTATISQLTALLTSDLPESKVYVLDALRSMLSVVPLSDILREGSAANDAIETMVKILSSTKEETQAKSASALAGIFEVRKDLRESGIAVKTLWSVMKLLNVESENILVESSHCLAAIFLSIKENRDVAAVARDALSSLVMLANSSALEVAEQATCALANLILDGEASEKAIPEEIILPATRVLHEGTVSGKTHAAAAIARLLHSRRIDYAITDCVNRAGTVLALVSFLESANGGPVATSEALDALAILSRSEGASGHIKPAWTVLAECPRSITPIVSSIADAKPLLQDKAIEILSRLCRDQPVVLGDTVVTASGCIALVARRVINSTNPKVKIGGAALLICAAKVSHQRVLEDLSLSNSCTHLIQSLVVMLNSAEAFPSGTQGDDDKEVISICRHTKEEAGNDDSNTGTALIYSYNLAIWLLSVLACHDEKSKTVIMEAGAVEVLTDRISHCFLQYSQGDFSEDGSIWICALLLAILFQDRDIIRAHATMKSIPVLANLLKSEEAANRYFAAQAIASLVCNGSRGTLLSVANSGAAGGLISLLGCADVDISDLLELSEEFALVRYPDQVALERLFRVEDIRVGATSRKAIPALVDLLKPIPDRPGAPFLALGLLTQLAKDCPPNKIVMVESGALEALTKYLSLGPQDATEEAATDLLGILFSSAEIRRHESAFGAVSQLVAVLRLGGRGARYSAAKALESLFSADHIRNAESARQAVQPLVEILNTGMEKEQHAAIAALVRLLSENPSRALAVADVEMNAVDVLCRILCSNCSMELKGDAAELCGVLFGNTRIRSTMAAARCVEPLVSLLVTEFSPAQHSVVHALDKLVDDEQLAELVAAHGAVIPLVGLLYGRNYMLHEAISRALVKLGKDRPACKMEMVKAGVIESTLDILHEAPDFLCASFAELLRILTNNAAIAKGPSAAKVVEPLFLLLTRPEFGPEGQHSALQVLVNILERPQCRADYNLTSHQAIEPLIPLLDSPTPAVQQLAAELLSHLLLEEHLQKDPLTQQVIGPLIRVLGSGIHILQQRAVKALVSIALTWPNEIAKEGGVKELSKVILQADPSLPHALWESAASVLASILQFSSEFYLEVPVAVLVRLLRSGSESTVIGALNALLVLESDDGTSAEAMAESGAIEALLELLRGHQSEETAARLLEVLLNNVKIRESKATKSAILPLSQYLLDPQTQAQQARLLATLALGDLFQNEGLARSTDAVSACRALVNVLEEQPTEEMKVVAICALQNLVMYSRSNKRAVAEAGGVQVVLDLIGSSDPDTSVQAAMFVKLLFSNHTIQEYASSETVRAITAAIEKDLWATGVVNEEYLKALNSLFSNFPRLRATEPATLSIPHLVTSLKTGSEATQEAALDSLFLLRQAWSACPAEVSRAQSLAAADAIPLLQYLIQSGPPRFQEKAEFLLQCLPGTLLVIIKRGNNMKQSVGNPSVYCKLTLGHTPPRQTKIVSTGPNPEWDESFLWSFESPPKGQKLHISCKNKSKMGKSSFGKVTIQIDRVVMLGAVAGEYTLLPESKSGPSRNLEIEFQWSNKSTNNDATTN from the exons ATG GAAAAAAATGTTGATGGAAAACTTCAAGATTCAGAGCCCCCAACTCCACATTCAATTATAAAGATGGGTTTGAG AGACCGTAGCAGTAGCATGGAGGATCCAGATGGGACATTAGCAAGTGTTGCACAATGCATTGAACAGTTGCGGCAGAGTTCCTCATCTGGACAAGAGAAAGAGTATTCCTTGAGGCAGTTGCTAGAACTTATTGAAACACGGGAAAATGCTTTCAGTGCTGTTGGATCTCACTCTCAAGCAGTTCCAGTGCTTGTTTCTCTTCTCCGATCAGGATCACTTGGAGTGAAGATACAGGCTGCTACTGTTTTAGGATCTCTATGCAAGGAGAATGAGCTAAGGGTAAAAGTCTTACTTGGAGGATGCATTCCACCATTACTTGGTCTCCTCAAGTCAAGCTCTGCAGAAGGTCAAATTGCAGCAGCAAAGACAATATATGCTGTTTCTCAGGGTGGTGCTAAAGATCATGTTGGATCTAAAATTTTTTCCACTGAAGGAGTTGTTCCAGTGCTCTGGGAGCTGCTTCGCAATGGGCTCAAAACTGGCAACTTGGTTGATAACTTATTGACTGGAGCACTAAAAAACCTCTCTAGCAGCACTGAGGGATTTTGGTCCGCAACAATACAGGCTGGAGGAGTAGATATACTTGTGAAGTTGCTCACAACTGGACAGTCAGGCACTCAAGCTAATGTCTGCTTTCTTCTTGCTTGTATGATGATGGAGGATGAATCTATTTGTTCTAAGGTATTGGCAGCAGAGGCCACTAAACAACTGCTTAAGCTATTAGGACCTGATAATGAAGCCTCTGTGAGAGCAGAAGCTGCAGGTGCTCTTAAGTCTCTTTCTGCACAGTGTAAGGAAGCAAGACGAGAGATAGCTAATTCTAATGGCATTCCTGCCTTGATAAATGCCACAATAGCTCCTTCAAAAGAATTTATGCAGGGTGAGTATGCCCAAGCCTTACAGGAAAACGCCATGTGTGCTCTTGCAAACATTTCAGGCGGTTTGTCATATGTAATCTCAAGCCTTGGTCAAAGCCTTGAATCATGCTCTTCACCTGCCCAGACTGCTGACACCTTGGGGGCTTTAGCTTCAGCGCTGATGATATATGATAGCAAAGCCGAATCTACAAGAGCATCAGATCCTGTGGCTGTTGAGCAGACTTTGGTTAAACAGTTCAAGCCTCGCTTACCATTTCTTGTGCAGGAAcgaactattgaagctttagccagtTTGTATGGAAATTCCATACTTTCCATTAAACTTGTAAATTCTGAAGCAAAACGATTGCTTGTTGGTTTGATCACAATGGCGACCAATGAAGTTCAGGATGAGCTTATAAGAGCTCTTCTCACACTATGCAACAATAAGGGCAGCCTGTGGCGTGCACTCCAAGGCCGTGAAGGGGTTCAACTTTTGATATCTCTTCTTGGGCTTTCATCAGAACAACAACAAGAATGTGCAGTTGCATTGCTTTGTCTTCTATCTAATGAAAATGATGAAAGTAAATGGGCCATCACTGCTGCTGGTGGTATTCCTCCGCTTGTTCAAATTCTTGAGACAGGGTCAGCTAAAGCCAAGGAAGATTCTGCAGCAATCCTTAGGAATCTATGCAATCACAGTGAAGACATACGTGCATGCGTTGAAAGTGCTGATGCTGTTCCTGCATTATTGTGGCTACTCAAGAATGGGAGCCCCAATGGGAAGGAAATTGCAGCAAAGACTTTAAATCATTTGATCCATAAATCTGATACAGCAACTATCAGCCAGCTCACTGCATTGTTAACCAGTGATCTACCTGAATCAAAAGTGTATGTTCTGGATGCTCTAAGAAGTATGCTTTCTGTGGTTCCCTTGAGTGATATATTACGGGAAGGCAGTGCTGCAAATGATGCAATAGAGACAATGGTTAAGATATTGAGCTCTACTAAAGAAGAGACTCAGGCAAAGTCTGCCTCGGCTTTGGCTGGAATTTTCGAAGTCAGAAAGGACTTGCGTGAGAGTGGTATTGCAGTTAAAACTCTTTGGTCGGTGATGAAATTGCTAAACGTTGAATCGGAGAACATCTTAGTAGAGTCATCTCATTGCCTTGCCGCCATTTTTCTGTCAATTAAAGAGAACCGAGATGTGGCTGCTGTTGCTCGAGATGCATTGTCTTCCTTAGTCATGCTTGCTAACTCCTCAGCTTTGGAAGTTGCAGAGCAGGCAACATGTGCTCTGGCGAATCTTATTTTGGATGGTGAAGCTTCAGAGAAAGCCATTCCTGAAGAAATTATTCTGCCTGCAACTAGAGTTTTGCATGAGGGCACAGTGTCCGGAAAGACTCATGCAGCAGCAGCAATTGCTCGTCTACTCCATTCTCGCAGAATTGATTATGCCATAACTGATTGTGTTAATCGTGCTGGAACGGTTCTTGCATTAGTTTCATTTTTAGAATCCGCTAATGGCGGACCTGTTGCCACATCAGAGGCACTAGATGCACTAGCTATTCTGTCAAGGTCAGAAGGGGCCAGTGGGCACATTAAACCAGCATGGACAGTTTTAGCTGAATGCCCAAGAAGTATAACCCCAATAGTTTCATCCATTGCAGATGCAAAACCTTTGTTGCAGGATAAAGCTATTGAAATATTGTCACGACTATGTCGAGATCAGCCTGTTGTTTTAGGAGACACTGTTGTTACTGCCTCCGGATGTATAGCATTAGTTGCTAGAAGGGTGATCAATTCCACAAATCCAAAGGTCAAAATTGGAGGAGCTGCACTTCTTATTTGTGCTGCGAAAGTTAGTCATCAGAGAGTGTTGGAGGATCTTAGTCTATCAAATTCATGTACCCATCTTATTCAATCACTTGTTGTAATGCTTAATTCTGCAGAGGCTTTTCCTTCGGGAACTCAAGGTGATGATGACAAGGAGGTCATTAGTATCTGCAGGCATACTAAAGAAGAAGCTGGGAATGATGACTCCAACACTGGAACAGCACTAATTTATAGTTATAACTTAGCTATTTGGCTACTCTCTGTACTTGCTTGTCACGATGAGAAAAGTAAAACTGTGATAATGGAGGCTGGAGCAGTTGAAGTCCTCACAGACAGAATTTCACATTGTTTTTTGCAATATAGTCAG GGTGATTTCAGTGAAGATGGCAGCATATGGATTTGTGCTTTATTGCTTGCAATTCTGTTTCAAGATAGAGATATCATACGAGCGCATGCAACAATGAAATCTATACCAGTACTTGCAAATTTGTTGAAGTCAGAGGAGGCTGCAAACAGATATTTTGCTGCTCAAGCAATTGCAAGTCTAGTCTGTAATGGTAGTAGGGGAACTCTTCTGTCTGTTGCCAATTCAGGGGCAGCAGGTGGCCTTATCTCTTTACTTGGCTGTGCTGATGTTGATATATCTGATCTTCTGGAATTATCAGAGGAGTTTGCTTTGGTGCGTTATCCAGACCAAGTTGCTCTTGAGAGGTTGTTCAGGGTTGAAGACATAAGGGTTGGAGCTACTTCTCGAAAAGCCATACCTGCCCTTGTCGATCTACTCAAACCAATTCCAGACCGCCCAGGGGCACCTTTTCTAGCACTAGGGCTTCTGACCCAGCTTGCAAAGGACTGTCCACCAAATAAGATTGTAATGGTAGAATCAGGGGCTTTGGAAGCCTTGACAAAGTATCTTTCACTTGGTCCCCAAGATGCAACTGAAGAAGCTGCAACTGATCTGTTAGGGATCCTATTTAGCAGTGCTGAAATTCGGAGACATGAATCTGCATTTGGTGCTGTTAGCCAACTTGTGGCAGTCTTACGCTTGGGTGGAAGAGGTGCTAGGTATAGTGCTGCTAAAGCGTTGGAAAGCCTGTTTTCTGCTGATCATATCAGGAATGCAGAAAGTGCCCGACAAGCTGTCCAGCCCTTGGTGGAGATCCTTAATACTGGGATGGAGAAAGAACAACATGCTGCTATTGCTGCATTGGTTAGGTTATTGAGTGAAAACCCATCACGAGCGCTTGCAGTTGCAGATGTTGAGATGAATGCAGTTGACGTACTTTGCAGGATCCTCTGCTCAAATTGTTCAATGGAGCTCAAAGGGGATGCTGCAGAGTTATGTGGTGTTCTTTTTGGAAATACACGGATCAGGTCCACAATGGCTGCGGCACGCTGTGTTGAGCCTCTGGTTTCTCTCCTTGTTACTGAGTTCAGTCCTGCTCAGCATTCAGTTGTCCATGCACTGGATAAACTTGTTGATGACGAGCAACTGGCAGAACTAGTTGCTGCACATGGTGCAGTTATTCCTCTTGTTGGCCTTCTCTATGGTAGGAATTACATGCTTCATGAGGCTATTTCCAGAGCATTAGTGAAGTTAGGGAAAGACAGGCCTGCTTGTAAAATGGAAATGGTAAAAGCTGGAGTAATTGAAAGCACACTTGATATTCTCCATGAAGCACCAGATTTTCTCTGTGCTTCATTTGCAGAATTGCTTAGAATATTGACCAATAATGCTGCCATTGCTAAGGGACCATCTGCTGCAAAGGTGGTTGAGCCTCTTTTCCTGCTGCTAACAAGACCAGAATTTGGGCCTGAAGGACAACATAGTGCATTACAGGTTCTAGTGAACATTCTGGAGCGTCCACAATGTCGTGCTGACTACAACCTCACCTCTCACCAAGCTATTGAACCACTTATTCCCTTGCTTGATTCTCCAACTCCAGCAGTTCAACAGTTGGCAGCTGAGCTTCTATCACATCTACTCCTGGAAGAACATCTTCAGAAGGATCCATTGACACAGCAAGTAATTGGTCCCCTCATTCGAGTTCTTGGTTCTGGCATACACATCTTGCAGCAGAGAGCTGTCAAGGCTCTTGTTAGCATTGCACTCACATGGCCAAATGAAATTGCGAAAGAAGGAGGTGTGAAGGAGCTATCCAAAGTGATATTGCAAGCTGACCCTTCTCTTCCTCATGCCTTGTGGGAATCTGCTGCTTCTGTATTAGCTAGCATTCTGCAATTTAGTTCTGAATTTTATTTGGAAGTGCCTGTTGCTGTGTTGGTAAGGTTGCTTCGATCTGGATCAGAAAGTACAGTAATTGGTGCACTAAATGCCCTTTTGGTGTTAGAAAGTGATGACGGAACTAGTGCCGAAGCAATGGCTGAAAGTGGTGCCATAGAAGCTCTTTTGGAACTTCTTAGAGGTCATCAGTCTGAGGAAACAGCTGCAAGGCTTCTGGAAGTATTACTCAACAATGTGAAAATCAGAGAATCAAAAGCTACTAAATCTGCAATCTTGCCCTTGTCCCAGTACCTCTTGGATCCCCAAACTCAAGCCCAGCAGGCAAGGCTACTGGCAACTTTGGCACTTGGGGATCTATTCCAAAATGAGGGCTTGGCTCGAAGTACTGATGCAGTTTCAGCCTGCCGTGCTCTAGTCAATGTCCTTGAAGAGCAGCCTACAGAAGAAATGAAAGTTGTGGCTATATGTGCTTTGCAGAACCTTGTTATGTACAGCCGGTCTAACAAAAGAGCAGTTGCAGAAGCTGGTGGTGTTCAGGTTGTATTGGATTTGATTGGTTCGAGTGATCCAGATACATCTGTCCAGGCTGCGATGTTTGTTAAACTTCTCTTCTCCAATCACACCATTCAGGAGTATGCTTCCAGTGAAACAGTTAGAGCTATAACTG CTGCTATTGAGAAAGATTTATGGGCCACTGGAGTTGTGAATGAGGAGTATCTAAAAGCTCTAAATTCTCTCTTCAGCAACTTCCCACGTCTGAGGGCAACTGAACCTGCAACACTCAGTATACCTCATTTGGTTACATCCCTTAAGACAGGTTCAGAAGCAACTCAAGAAGCTGCCTTGGATTCACTTTTTCTTCTCAGGCAAGCTTGGTCAGCATGCCCAGCTGAAGTTTCAAGAGCTCAATCCCTGGCTGCTGCAGATGCTATCCCCTTGTTGCAATACTTGATTCAGTCTGGCCCACCCCGATTTCAGGAGAAAGCTGAATTCCTGCTGCAGTGTTTGCCTGGTACATTGTTAGTTATCATCAAGCGCGGAAACAACATGAAGCAGTCAGTGGGAAACCCAAGTGTATATTGCAAACTAACACTCGGCCATACTCCGCCAAGACAAACAAAG ATTGTATCAACTGGCCCAAATCCGGAGTGGGATGAGAGTTTTTTGTGGTCCTTTGAGAGTCCTCCAAAAGGCCAGAAGCTTCATATTTCATGCAAAAATAAGAGCAAAATGGGGAAG AGTTCTTTTGGAAAAGTAACGATCCAGATTGATCGGGTTGTAATGCTAGGAGCAGTTGCTGGAGAGTATACTCTGTTGCCTGAAAGCAAAAGTGGGCCCTCAAGGAATTTGGaaatagagttccagtggtctaACAAATCCACTAATAATGATGCAACCACAAATTGA